In Scyliorhinus canicula chromosome 8, sScyCan1.1, whole genome shotgun sequence, one DNA window encodes the following:
- the srp19 gene encoding signal recognition particle 19 kDa protein — protein MVYLDKSHADRERFICIYPAYINSKKTIAEGRRIPIEKAVENPTFGEIRDVCAAAGLIVAVENKLYPREWNRDVQFRGRIRVQLKNEDGSFCLEQFPTRKSVMLYVAEMIPKLKTRTQKAGGGDQNAQPGEGGKKNKKKKKK, from the exons ATGGTGTATCTGGACAAGAGTCACGCTGATAGAGAGCG GTTTATTTGCATATATCCAGCATATATAAACAGCAAAAAGACTATAGCAGAAGGAAGAAGAATACCAATAGAAAAG GCTGTTGAAAACCCAACATTTGGAGAAATTCGAGATGTTTGTGCAGCTGCAGGACTGATCGTGGCAGTAGAG AATAAACTTTACCCACGTGAGTGGAACAGAGATGTACAATTCAGAGGCAGAATACGGGTTCAACTGAAAAATGAAGATGGGTCCTTCTGTTTAGAGCAGTTTCCCACAC gCAAATCAGTAATGTTATATGTAGCTGAAATGATTCCAAAACTGAAGACCAGGACTCAGAAGGCTGGAGGAGGAGATCAGAATGCACAACCTGGGGAAGGTGGCAAGAAaaacaagaagaagaagaagaagtaa